The following DNA comes from Teredinibacter haidensis.
CACGGTGTTTAAATCTGTAGCTGCAGCTCAACTAGCCTCCGTTATTGGTTGGATTGCGCTGCAGAATAACGATCGTATAGGCGCCTTGATTTTTGGCGACAAGGAGCAATACGACCTCAGGGCAAAACGAGGTAAACACGCGGCTCTGGCGCTGGTTAATCAGCTCCAATATTTCAATCACCAGCTTAACAGCCCTGTTGCCCAGCCTGACGCAAGCTCTTCCATGGAGGAGATACTCAGCGACCTTAGGCGCGTAGCGAAACCGGGTAGCGCTGTGTTTGTACTCAGCGATTTTCACGATTTTAATGAGCGATGCGTGGAACCACTATCCATGCTCAGTCGACATACTGATGTCAGCCTGATGAAGCTGTTTGATCCACTTGAAAAGCAATTACCCTCCAGTCACGAACTTACCATGTCCAACAACCAGCAAAAGCTCACCATTCAGCCGGGAATGAACGGTTTTTTACTCGCGTTTCAGCAGTCTTTTCTCAAGACACAGCAACAAATACAGCAACATTGTATTACTGCGGGTGCGCAGCTATTAAATCTCGATATCGGTACCGATATGGCCAACCATGTACGTGATGTTTTTAGCAGTAACCACAAAAAGCGTGCGAGGAATCGCGCATGAATCTCAATCATTGGTTGGCTCAAACGCCCTTACCTCAACCCGTACAAAGCCCCGAAGTCACAGCTTTACTTGAACAGCTGCGCGGTCTTGCCCTGCCGAGTGAAATTGGCCTTTGGCCACCGGCCATTGGCTGGTGGCTGCTAGCGGGCGCGATCGTTGCCATTGTTGCCTCCACAGTTATAGGGCTTCTTCGTTGGCAGAGAAATAGGGTCTATCGGCTCGAAGCGCTAAAAGAACTTAAGCACATACAAAAGAATGAAGAACCACATCAACTGGCGATTCAAGCTGCCGCGCTGCTAAAACAAACATTTCTGACGGCCTATCCACAATTGCAGAAAGCTTGTGCGGGACTGTACGGTTCCCCGTGGTTAGCGCAATTGAAGGCCAACTGCGATATTACAAAATTACCCCTCGAGCAACAGCAAGCACTTACAGCGCTTAGTGGCGAAATAAAATATCAACCGCAATCGAAGCTGGATAAGAAAAATATTATCGCTGTTTGTAAATACTGGATTAAAAATCACCCGCATAAAGCCGTTAACGTTATGCCAACGGAGGCTGTCTAATATGTACCAGTTCTCCTGGCCTTGGGTGTTCGTTCTACTACCTCTGCCACTATTGGTTTATTTTATTTTCTCCCCCGTAAAACGGCAGCAATCCGCATTGCGTGTTCCCTTTTTTACCCGTGTAAATACACTTTATAGCGACACTGCCAGTAAATTAAAAAAACGCTCCAGACTACAGCAACTGCTTTTCGTCATTTGCTGGGTGTTGCTCGTTACCGCGACGGCGAGGCCCCAATGGATCGGTGACCCGGTCACGCTGCCAACCAGTGGTAGAGACTTATTGGTGGCTGTGGATATTTCCGGCAGTATGGAAACGGCGGATATGGTCGTAAACGACCAACAAATCCCCCGTATTGGCGTAGTAAAATATGTTGTTACTGATTTCATCGATCGCAGAGAGAGCGATCGCTTAGGACTAATTCTTTTTGGTACCCAAGCTTACCTGCAAGCTCCTCTGACCTTTGATCGTCCGACCGTGAGTAAATTACTCGATGAAGCTCAACTAGGTTTTGCGGGTGAAAAAACAGCGATTGGCGATGCGATAGGTCTCGCCATTAAGCGGCTAAAGGAAAGACCCGACTCACAGCGGATACTTGTACTTCTAACCGATGGCGCGAATACCGCCGGAGAAGTGTCGCCCAGGCAGGCAGCAGACCTGGCTAAACAAGCCGGCGTAAAAATCTATACCGTAGGTGTTGGTGCCAACCAAATGGTAAAGCGTATGGGGTTGTTCGGTGGGATGTCTAGAATCGTAAACCCTTCAAGCGAGCTAGATGAAGATACGCTTACTTATATTGCTGATACCACCGGAGGCAAATATTTTCGCGCCCACGATCCTCAGGAGTTACAACAAATATACTACCTACTGGATCAGCTGGAGCCTATCGAGCAGGAAGGTGAAACACTCCGCCCTACACGATCACTTTTTCATTGGCCTCTCGCCGTATCTTTACTGCTAAGCATGATGATTGCGTTCTTTCGCGTACTATCCATGTTAGGTTCTAAAACTAACTCAGGAGTGGAGTCCACATGAATGAGTTATTAAACAATTTTCATTTTTTGCGTCCAGAATGGCTGCTTCTAATATTGCCAGCTTTACTATTGGTTGTATTTTTAATGCGTGGTCATTCGCGATCAAGGCAATGGCAAACACTGGTATCTGCACATCTTCTACCCTACCTTATGGACGGAAAATCGGTTAAAGCCAGCCGTTATCCTCTTATTGCACTCCTATTATTGTGGAGCCTACTTGCATTCGCGCTCGCGGGGCCAACCTGGACAAAACTCCAACAGCCTCTGCACAGACAAACATCTGCATTGGTTATTGCGTGGGATCTATCGCCGTCGATGCTGGCGCAAGATGTCACGCCTTCTCGCCTAGTGCGCTCTCGCTTAAAACTCATCGATTTACTGCGACAGAGAAAAGAGGGATTAACGGCGTTAATTGTGTATAGCGGTGAAGCCCACGTTGTTACACCTCTTACAGACGATACAGACACCATTATTTCACTGCTCTCGGGCTTAGATCCGACCATTATGCCGTCGCAGGGCAGCAATATAGAAATGGCCTTTGAACAGGCCTACCAGTTATTTAAAGATGGTGGTATTGCCAAAGGTGATATTCTGATATTTACCGACGGTATAGCGCCTTCGGCGCAGACAACTCTGCAACAGCTACACGACGACAAACCTCATTCAATAGCCATTTGGGGAATTGGCACACAGGAAGGCGCACCAATACCACTCGCCAATGGTGGCTTTGCCTACAGCAGCAACGGCGATATGGTCATTGCCCACCTGAACGACAAAGACTTGAGTGATACGGCTGTGAAACTAGGCGGACTTTATATACCTTTCACACAAACAGAATTCGACCTACAAACCCTGGCAAACTTTGTTTTTTCACGTGATGAAGATACCCGTAAAAACGTTAACCGAATGTTCGATCAGTGGGAAGAACGCGGCCCTTATTTACTGCTAATTCTTTTGCCATTCGCTGCTCTAGCGTTTCGTCGAGGTTGGTTACTGAGCGGTTTTGGGGTGGTGTTATTTCTATCCCCTATTCCCAAGGCTGAAGCCTTTGAGTGGCAGGACCTGTGGCAAACGCTGGATCAGCAGGCAAAAAAACTCTTAGCCGAGACGCCAGAAGACGCAGCTAAGCGTTTTAATAACCCCGAATGGAAGGCCGTTGCCAATTACAATGCCGGTAATTATCAGGAAGCACTAGCCGGCTTTTCAGGCGAAAACAATCGCAACCTTTACAACAGTGCCAATGCCTTAACGCAATTGGGTGACTATGAGGAAGCTATTAAGCAATATAAGCAGGCACTGCAACAAACACCTGCCGATGAGAGTATTCAGCATAACCTCGCTATCGCAGAGAAGTTGAAAAAGCTTCAGGAACAATCAGAACAACAGTCTGATCAAAACAAGGACGAAAACTCGGAGAATAGCGGCGAGCAAAACCAGCAGCAAAACGCTGGCGATTCTAAGGAAAACCCGCAATCGCAGCAACAGGACAATCAACAGCAGAGCCAGAATCAGCAGAAAAATAGCGATTCAGACAAAAACCAAAACAACAGTCAGCAAACTAACGAAGAACAGAAAGGCAACGAGCAACAGCAGACTGAAAACCAGCAGCAAGAATTGTCCGAACAACAAAAACAGGCATTAGAGCAGACCTACGGCGATAAAGAACAGGAAAAGGATAACGCCAAGCAAGATAAAAGTAGTACTACTGAGCAGCAGAAAAAGCATCCATTGGAGCAACAGGAAAATAAAACAGAGGAGGATGGATCAGCAGATGATCAACCCCACAATAGCAGCATTATTCCGCCGACAGCAGAACAACAAGAAAAGCAAGAAGCCCAGCAATCATTGGAACAATGGTTAAGAAAAGTACCTGATGACCCCAGCGGCTTGTTGCGCAATAAATTTCGTTACGAATACGGGCAACGCAGGCGCTCTATTCGCGATAATCAATGGAAATTGCCGGAAGGCGAACAAAACGAAGAACGCTGGTAAAAAATCGAGATCAAATATGCAACACAGCAACTTTTACAAAATATTATCTTTGTTCATTATTAGCATATTGCTGTTTGGCAGTGGGAATATCTATGCACAAACACTAACCTCCAAAGTTGATCGAAACACGATTTCTGTTGATGAAACACTTACACTTACCGTTCGCTACAACGGCAATACCAATGGCCAACCCGATTTCAGCTTGCTGAGTAGCGCGTTTGAAATACTCAACCAAAGCCAAAGCAATCAGATCCGCAACATTAACGGTAACGTAGAGTCATTTACCGAGTGGACAATGGTTATTATTCCCAGAGAAGAAGGCCGCCTCATTATTCCTTCATTTAAATTCGACGGAAAATTTAGTGAAGCCATTGAGATTCATGTAACCCAGAGCACTCCCGTTCCAGCAGGCATGAAGGATGTCGTATTTATTGAAACGCTGGTCGACACCGAAAGCAGCTACGTCCAACAGCAAATAAAATTAACGTATCGGTTTTACTACTCAGTGAATGTCGACAACCTCGAACAAGCGCCCCTGAAATTGGATGACGCAATCATAGCGCCGCTTCAAAATTCCAGCTACACCAAAAACTTTAATAACGTTCTCTACCGTGTAGCGGAATATAATTATGCGCTCTTCCCTCAGGCCAGCGGCACTTTGCAGATCCCCTCGCTACGATGGACGGCTAAATTAAGCCAATCGCGCAATCGAAATATTTGGAATCAAGGCACTGGTCGCTACGAGCTTAAGCGCTTGAAAACCGATGCAAAGACAATCGAGGTAAAACCTGTTCCCGCCGCGTTTCCCGCAGGGGCGACATGGCTGCCCTCTTCCGGTATCACACTGACAGAACATTGGAATACCGACCCAGCTAATTTCAAAGTTGGTGAGCCTATGACCCGCAAGTTAGCGATTCAGGCTCAAGGGCTTACCTCGTCTCAACTACCAAGCATTATCAGCGAACCACAAAACAGCCATATTAAATTTTATGGAGACAAGCCAGAACTCCTCGATAGTGACAAGGCTGACGGAATAAAATCTGAACGTATCGAAACCGTTGCGGTTGTGGTTTCGCAAAGTGGTGAAGTCACCATTCCCTCTGTACGCATACCCTGGTGGGATACAGTATCTGACAATCTAAAATATGCGGAAATTCCAGAGCACACTTTCTACGCTGAAGGCAATGCCAGGGTGGAAGAAAATTTAAGTGTGAGGCAAGAAGCGTTGGGAACTCCAATACAAGCATCTGCCGAACTTCAGCAGGCATCATCCACCACAACCGAGAGCCCTTTCTGGCGATGGATTGCGATACTGGCAGGCTTTTCTACGTTAGTGTTTGCCGGACTTTGGCTAAGCACTCAAAGACGTATAGCCAAGCTTCAACAACAACTAAAGCCACAGGGAAAAGATTCAAATTTGCGCTCAAACCTGCAGGAAAAGCAGGCCTGGAATCAGTTTGAAAAAATGTGTGTAGATAATAATTTGGCCAATGTACGCAGCGCGGTAATTTCCTGGGCAAGAACCTATTGGCCCAATGCGGGTATTCATGCACTAGGTGATATTGCACGTAACACCGATGATTTAAATGTTAAGAGCCAATTATCTGCGTTGGATCATGCGCTATTTTCCAGCCAGGCCAATTCACAATGGAATTCAAATGTATTGTTGGCGGCGCTGAAAGAGTGGAAAAAACAACAAGCAGGTGATTTAAAGAAAGGGAATAGTAGTTTAAAGCCGTTATACAAAAGCAGTTAATTGATAGGTCGGATCAGTCCGACCTATCAATTAGTGGTAACAATAGATAGGTTTGGTTACGAACACCTACTTTCGAACACCTTCAATCGAAAGTAATAGCTCGACCTTTGCAGACGCAGGCCCCAGATTTTTTGCCATATCCAGTCCAAAATCCTTTGGTGTGATCGTCGCGCGCCCTTCAAAACCCTGTCGATAACCTCCCCAGGGATCTTTACCACCACCAATATGTTCGATGTCGATAGTGATTGCTTTGGTAACACCCAGTAACGTTAAATCGCCAGTAAGTATAGCCTTACCTTCTTCCGTCACTTTATACGAAGTACTTTTAAAGCTGGCGGAGCCGTATTGCTTGCTGTTTAAGAATTTGGGCGCTGCCAAATGGGTTTCACGCTCCGCATGGTTGGTATTCAGACTAGTCACATCGACGGTTACAGCAATTCGACTATTTTCGGGGGCTTTTTCGTCGTAGCTAAATTCCCCAGAGAATTTATCGAAGCGTCCATAGAGCCAGCTGTAGCCCAAGTGCTTTACCCGAAACTGGATAAACGCATGCGCACCTTTAGTATCGATGACGTAATCGTCAGCTACTGCTAATGGCGCAACAACGCCCAAGCTCAGACAAAGACATAAAAATGTTATTAATTGTTTCTTCATACGTAATCTCCTGGTTTTTCGTTTGTGTTTTATCGTCCTAATATTCGTACAAGAGTACGATCCTTATCGAAAATATGGTGTTTAAATGCAGCAAGTGCATGCAATCCGGCGATCCACATAATGGAGAATGCCGTTACTTCGTGTACTTCTTCAGCCAGATGCTCTAAACCTTCTATACCACTCACAATAGCCGGTATTGAAATAAAACCCAGAACATCGAGAGCTTGACCTTTTGCGGTAGTTATTAAGTAGCCGCTTACAAACATAATCAAGATGGCTAAATAGAAAAAAGCGTGGATCAGCTTGGACGACAATTTCTCCCAGTTTTTATGGCTTTCAAGTGTGCCGGGGACTCCACCATAACTGCGCCAAAACAATCGGAAAAGAGTAAGTATTACAAGTACGAAACCGATACTTTTATGAATAGCCGGCGCGGTTTGATACCATGAATCGTAATAATCCAATCGACTCATCCACAAGCCCATTAAAAATAGCCCAATTATAGTTATTGCGCTCAGCCAATGTATTGTCACGTGCAACCAGCCATAACGCTCTTTCGTGTTATTTAGAGACATCTTCGACTCCTTGGTTAAAGGCTTTTGGATACCACTTCAAATACATCCTTGGACAAGTTCGTTTCATTTTGAATTCGTTCAAGCGCTTTCTTCATTAAAGCTTGTCGCTGATCATCAAATTTTTTCCAGCGTGTAAGCGGCGTAAGTAAGCGAGAAGCGATTTGTGGATTCTTCGTATCTAATATTAGTATTTGTTCAGTAAGAAACTCATAGCCATCACCGGATCTATCATGAAAACCGATGATGTTACGACCACAAAAACCACCGACTAGTGCTCGGAGTTTATTGGGGTTACTAGCATCAAATACTTCATGTTCCAGCAGTTGCTTAACCCTGTTCAGGCTACCGGGATTGGGATCGCTAGCCTGAACCCCAAACCAACGATTGATTACCAGCGTTTCGCTCTCCCATTTCCGATAAAATTCATCCAAACAATCTGCCTGAATCGTTTTGGCTGCAGAGCTAGTGCTGTGCACGATTTCCGTCAGCGCTGCTAACTCATCAGTCATATTATCGGCAGTAACAAACTGCTTGTAACATAGATCTATGGCATCTTGTTTACCGCTGGAGACAAGGTAGCTCAACACAGTGTTTTTGAGCTTACGCTGCGCAATACTGGCCGCATCGACTTTAAATGGCTGAGGGCTTGCCAGCACCTTATAAATGTCAAGATAGTCCTGGTATAACAGGGTCGCAAGCTTGCGTTTTACTCGCACGCGGGCATGGTGTGTCGATTCAATATCTACAATACTCTGAGTCTCGGCAAGATACTCCTCGCTGGGTAGCGTCATGGCGTAAGCGAGCATTTGCAGATCCTGCTCCGAAGCTCCTTGGGCAGCATCCTTCGCTTGTAAAACCAATTGTCGTTGCGCCACCAGAAGGGCTTCGTTAACGCTAGGCGCGGGCTCATTGCCCAACGCAATCATAACGTCTTTTATTACACGGACAGCAATTTGCTGGCTGGCATCCCAACGACAGAAGCCATCGGAATCTTTGGCTACCAAGCGCTGCAAGTCCTCGAGGCTGTAATCAAATGTGACCTTTACCGGTGCAGAGAAATTTCTGAATAACGATGGAACCGGCGCCTCCATGACATCATTAAAAACAAACGACTGCTTTGCTTCGGTAATCTCCAATACGAAAGTATCGCCAACCGAGGGATTTTTGTCGTCGCTTAATAAGCAGTTGAGTGGCCCGTCTTTACCAACCAGGCCTATAGCCATTGGAATATGGAAAGGAAACTTCTGTTCAGATTCAGGCGTTGGTGGGCAACTTTGACTGATATCCAATCTATAGGTTTTTGCTTCCGCGTCGTAAAGGCCCTTTATTTTTAATCTCGGTGTTCCCGCTTGACTATACCAGCGTTTGAATTGCGTAAAGTCACGCCCCGACACATCAGCCATCGCCTGCACAAATTCATCGATGGTGACTGCGCAGCCATCGTGACGATCAAAATATAAATCACTACCTTTTCTGAATAACTCGGAGCCCAGCAGACTATGAATCATCCGTACAACTTCAGCGCCTTTTTCGTAAACTGTTAAGGTGTAAAAATTTGATATCTCGATAAACGATGAAGGCTGTACCGGGTGTGCCATGGGGCCTGCATCTTCTGCAAACTGATGGGTACGAAGCAAATTAACATCTTCGACACGTTTTACCGTTCTTGAACCCATATCTGCAGAAAACTCGGCATCCCGAAATACCGTAAACCCTTCCTTCAAGCTCAGCTGGAACCAGTCGCGGCAGGTTACACGATTCCCTGACCAGTTATGGAAATATTCGTGGGCAACAATGCCTTCAACCGATTGAAAACTTTCGTCGGTGGTTGTTTCAGGGCTGGCAAGTACACAGCTACTGTTAAAAATGTTCAGGCCTTTATTTTCCATTGCCCCCATATTGAAATCGTCTACCGCTACGATCATAAACAGTTCCAGGTCGTATTCTCGCCCGTAAACTTTCTCATCCCACTTCATGGCTTTTTTAAGGGATATCATGGCATGGTCGCATTTAGCTTTGTCTTTTTCCTCGACAAAAATTCTAAGTAGAACGTCCCTGCCTGACTGTGTGATAAATGTTTCATCTATATTGACCAAGTCGCCCGCGACAAGGGCAAATAAATAGCAGGGTTTTTTATGTGGATCGTGCCAGCTTACCCAATGGCGGCCTCCATCAATGGAGCCTTCAGAAATTTTATTGCCGTTTGAGAGCAAAACTGGATAGCGTACCTTATCGGCTTTCACCGTTGTCTGAAATTCGCTCATTACATCGGGACGGTCGAGGTAATAGGTGATTTTTCTAAACCCTTCTGCTTCACATTGCGTGCAAAACATTTTTTTAGACTTATACAAACCTTCGAGAGATGTATTATCCTGCGGCTTAATACGAGTCACGCATTCCAATACAAAAATGTTCGGTACATGTCTAATCGTAAGTTGTTCATCCGTTATCGAATAGTTACCTTCTACAACAGCCTTACCCTCAATTTTCAGTGAAAGTAACTCAAGATCCTGACCATCCAAAACCAAGGGAGCATCACTGCCTGCCGTTGCTTTTTCGATAGTTAACCGGGACGTGACATCGGCGTAGTCTTCGTATAGATCGAAGGTTAAATCTGTTTTTATGATGTTGTACGCGGGAGCGATGTAATCCTTCAAATAAATTGTATTCGGCTGTGCATCTTTCACCTTACATCTCCTCGCTTATTGCCATTTAAGGGTATTTGTTTCGTTATTCGATTTGGTGCTGTCACAGGACTTTTTTTTCGGTGGTACATAGCCTGTTCGCTCAATCTCTGCGACATACCGACCTTCATAAGTGATGATGGCCTGCATGCAGGTTTCTATTTGCTCCGTTGACAATTTTCGTCCATCTGGCCACTTGCCAACTTCTATTGCGCTGCGAAAACGCCGGTAAATTTCCGGCGTCATTGTTTTCAATATTTCTTCTGCTTTCATTTTTTATCTCGCCTAGCTTGGCTGTATTTTTTTGCGGTAAATAAACACCTCAATAGCGGCGACAACTATACCTAGAATTAATCCGCCCAGGTGAGCGCCATTCGCAACCTGACCGGAAATAAACTGATCGATAATCCCTAGAAAACCGAGAGCCAACCAACTCAACATAAAGATATATACACCCGAAGGCATTTTGACCAGAGGGCTTGAGTGAAACCACCCCCAAACCAGTAGATAGCCCAAAAAGGCGTAAACCACGCCCGAAAGCCCGCCAAAGAGGTTTCCAGAGGCCATGTAAAACTGCACATAATTCGCACCAACAGCCGTTACTAAAAAAATAGTTAAATAACTTCGTTTACCGGCAAAAACTTCTATGCGTCTACCCAACTCCCATATCCAAAGCCCGTTAAACAAAATATGTAGTAAATCAAAGTGCAAAAAAGTGGGTGACAGAATACGCCAAATTTCTCCTTTCGCTGCTGCAGTTTGCAGTGGCAGAAATAGCAGTTTTGATACAAGCGACGCGTTGTAAAACTGCGCGATTAACAAGTAACCAAAAAAACCTAGAGTGATAGTTGCCAGCGTAAGCGGAAAAAGCTTCAGGCTTTGTTTAACGTTTACCCCCCCTGAAGGCACCGCTGCTGCTGTTTTTTGCCCTTTTGGGGGCTCTTCTCCCCTTTCTACCAATTTAAAATAATCCGTTACAAACTGAGCCTGTGTGGAATCTGCCAACCAAAGAATCTGCTGTCCGGCTTGCTCGGTAATGCGGTGCTTAACCTGAT
Coding sequences within:
- a CDS encoding DUF58 domain-containing protein, which codes for MSLNKLDKTEASAGAYISVEQLIKLRYLARDLTLTTRKKSTAIIDGKSKTNFRGRGMEFAEVRPYQAGDDIRNIDWRVTARTLQTYTKLFQEERERPVFIVVDQRSPMFFGSRTVFKSVAAAQLASVIGWIALQNNDRIGALIFGDKEQYDLRAKRGKHAALALVNQLQYFNHQLNSPVAQPDASSSMEEILSDLRRVAKPGSAVFVLSDFHDFNERCVEPLSMLSRHTDVSLMKLFDPLEKQLPSSHELTMSNNQQKLTIQPGMNGFLLAFQQSFLKTQQQIQQHCITAGAQLLNLDIGTDMANHVRDVFSSNHKKRARNRA
- a CDS encoding DUF4381 domain-containing protein, producing the protein MNLNHWLAQTPLPQPVQSPEVTALLEQLRGLALPSEIGLWPPAIGWWLLAGAIVAIVASTVIGLLRWQRNRVYRLEALKELKHIQKNEEPHQLAIQAAALLKQTFLTAYPQLQKACAGLYGSPWLAQLKANCDITKLPLEQQQALTALSGEIKYQPQSKLDKKNIIAVCKYWIKNHPHKAVNVMPTEAV
- a CDS encoding vWA domain-containing protein, whose protein sequence is MYQFSWPWVFVLLPLPLLVYFIFSPVKRQQSALRVPFFTRVNTLYSDTASKLKKRSRLQQLLFVICWVLLVTATARPQWIGDPVTLPTSGRDLLVAVDISGSMETADMVVNDQQIPRIGVVKYVVTDFIDRRESDRLGLILFGTQAYLQAPLTFDRPTVSKLLDEAQLGFAGEKTAIGDAIGLAIKRLKERPDSQRILVLLTDGANTAGEVSPRQAADLAKQAGVKIYTVGVGANQMVKRMGLFGGMSRIVNPSSELDEDTLTYIADTTGGKYFRAHDPQELQQIYYLLDQLEPIEQEGETLRPTRSLFHWPLAVSLLLSMMIAFFRVLSMLGSKTNSGVEST
- a CDS encoding vWA domain-containing protein, whose product is MNELLNNFHFLRPEWLLLILPALLLVVFLMRGHSRSRQWQTLVSAHLLPYLMDGKSVKASRYPLIALLLLWSLLAFALAGPTWTKLQQPLHRQTSALVIAWDLSPSMLAQDVTPSRLVRSRLKLIDLLRQRKEGLTALIVYSGEAHVVTPLTDDTDTIISLLSGLDPTIMPSQGSNIEMAFEQAYQLFKDGGIAKGDILIFTDGIAPSAQTTLQQLHDDKPHSIAIWGIGTQEGAPIPLANGGFAYSSNGDMVIAHLNDKDLSDTAVKLGGLYIPFTQTEFDLQTLANFVFSRDEDTRKNVNRMFDQWEERGPYLLLILLPFAALAFRRGWLLSGFGVVLFLSPIPKAEAFEWQDLWQTLDQQAKKLLAETPEDAAKRFNNPEWKAVANYNAGNYQEALAGFSGENNRNLYNSANALTQLGDYEEAIKQYKQALQQTPADESIQHNLAIAEKLKKLQEQSEQQSDQNKDENSENSGEQNQQQNAGDSKENPQSQQQDNQQQSQNQQKNSDSDKNQNNSQQTNEEQKGNEQQQTENQQQELSEQQKQALEQTYGDKEQEKDNAKQDKSSTTEQQKKHPLEQQENKTEEDGSADDQPHNSSIIPPTAEQQEKQEAQQSLEQWLRKVPDDPSGLLRNKFRYEYGQRRRSIRDNQWKLPEGEQNEERW
- a CDS encoding BatD family protein is translated as MQHSNFYKILSLFIISILLFGSGNIYAQTLTSKVDRNTISVDETLTLTVRYNGNTNGQPDFSLLSSAFEILNQSQSNQIRNINGNVESFTEWTMVIIPREEGRLIIPSFKFDGKFSEAIEIHVTQSTPVPAGMKDVVFIETLVDTESSYVQQQIKLTYRFYYSVNVDNLEQAPLKLDDAIIAPLQNSSYTKNFNNVLYRVAEYNYALFPQASGTLQIPSLRWTAKLSQSRNRNIWNQGTGRYELKRLKTDAKTIEVKPVPAAFPAGATWLPSSGITLTEHWNTDPANFKVGEPMTRKLAIQAQGLTSSQLPSIISEPQNSHIKFYGDKPELLDSDKADGIKSERIETVAVVVSQSGEVTIPSVRIPWWDTVSDNLKYAEIPEHTFYAEGNARVEENLSVRQEALGTPIQASAELQQASSTTTESPFWRWIAILAGFSTLVFAGLWLSTQRRIAKLQQQLKPQGKDSNLRSNLQEKQAWNQFEKMCVDNNLANVRSAVISWARTYWPNAGIHALGDIARNTDDLNVKSQLSALDHALFSSQANSQWNSNVLLAALKEWKKQQAGDLKKGNSSLKPLYKSS
- a CDS encoding YceI family protein, translating into MKKQLITFLCLCLSLGVVAPLAVADDYVIDTKGAHAFIQFRVKHLGYSWLYGRFDKFSGEFSYDEKAPENSRIAVTVDVTSLNTNHAERETHLAAPKFLNSKQYGSASFKSTSYKVTEEGKAILTGDLTLLGVTKAITIDIEHIGGGKDPWGGYRQGFEGRATITPKDFGLDMAKNLGPASAKVELLLSIEGVRK
- a CDS encoding cytochrome b, which translates into the protein MSLNNTKERYGWLHVTIHWLSAITIIGLFLMGLWMSRLDYYDSWYQTAPAIHKSIGFVLVILTLFRLFWRSYGGVPGTLESHKNWEKLSSKLIHAFFYLAILIMFVSGYLITTAKGQALDVLGFISIPAIVSGIEGLEHLAEEVHEVTAFSIMWIAGLHALAAFKHHIFDKDRTLVRILGR
- the pepN gene encoding aminopeptidase N — its product is MKDAQPNTIYLKDYIAPAYNIIKTDLTFDLYEDYADVTSRLTIEKATAGSDAPLVLDGQDLELLSLKIEGKAVVEGNYSITDEQLTIRHVPNIFVLECVTRIKPQDNTSLEGLYKSKKMFCTQCEAEGFRKITYYLDRPDVMSEFQTTVKADKVRYPVLLSNGNKISEGSIDGGRHWVSWHDPHKKPCYLFALVAGDLVNIDETFITQSGRDVLLRIFVEEKDKAKCDHAMISLKKAMKWDEKVYGREYDLELFMIVAVDDFNMGAMENKGLNIFNSSCVLASPETTTDESFQSVEGIVAHEYFHNWSGNRVTCRDWFQLSLKEGFTVFRDAEFSADMGSRTVKRVEDVNLLRTHQFAEDAGPMAHPVQPSSFIEISNFYTLTVYEKGAEVVRMIHSLLGSELFRKGSDLYFDRHDGCAVTIDEFVQAMADVSGRDFTQFKRWYSQAGTPRLKIKGLYDAEAKTYRLDISQSCPPTPESEQKFPFHIPMAIGLVGKDGPLNCLLSDDKNPSVGDTFVLEITEAKQSFVFNDVMEAPVPSLFRNFSAPVKVTFDYSLEDLQRLVAKDSDGFCRWDASQQIAVRVIKDVMIALGNEPAPSVNEALLVAQRQLVLQAKDAAQGASEQDLQMLAYAMTLPSEEYLAETQSIVDIESTHHARVRVKRKLATLLYQDYLDIYKVLASPQPFKVDAASIAQRKLKNTVLSYLVSSGKQDAIDLCYKQFVTADNMTDELAALTEIVHSTSSAAKTIQADCLDEFYRKWESETLVINRWFGVQASDPNPGSLNRVKQLLEHEVFDASNPNKLRALVGGFCGRNIIGFHDRSGDGYEFLTEQILILDTKNPQIASRLLTPLTRWKKFDDQRQALMKKALERIQNETNLSKDVFEVVSKSL
- a CDS encoding YeaC family protein, with the protein product MKAEEILKTMTPEIYRRFRSAIEVGKWPDGRKLSTEQIETCMQAIITYEGRYVAEIERTGYVPPKKKSCDSTKSNNETNTLKWQ
- a CDS encoding rhomboid family intramembrane serine protease, producing the protein MNWTKIAEFPANTQLQHLNQFLLSHQVKHRITEQAGQQILWLADSTQAQFVTDYFKLVERGEEPPKGQKTAAAVPSGGVNVKQSLKLFPLTLATITLGFFGYLLIAQFYNASLVSKLLFLPLQTAAAKGEIWRILSPTFLHFDLLHILFNGLWIWELGRRIEVFAGKRSYLTIFLVTAVGANYVQFYMASGNLFGGLSGVVYAFLGYLLVWGWFHSSPLVKMPSGVYIFMLSWLALGFLGIIDQFISGQVANGAHLGGLILGIVVAAIEVFIYRKKIQPS